A part of Propioniciclava coleopterorum genomic DNA contains:
- a CDS encoding DUF6325 family protein: MTLAPVEYAVIEFGDSTVTGDLVPALTELVETGLVHVIDLVFLSKDADGTVTVLELDDLPEGTAAAFAGLEHDIDDLVNETDLQVEAELLSPGTSAVVIVWENLWAQRFSDAVLASGGVLLDSQKVPQDVAAAALAAHLASLD; the protein is encoded by the coding sequence CCCTGGCACCTGTCGAGTACGCCGTGATCGAGTTCGGCGACAGCACCGTGACCGGCGACCTCGTGCCCGCCCTCACCGAGCTCGTCGAGACCGGGCTCGTCCACGTCATCGACCTGGTCTTCCTGAGCAAGGACGCGGACGGCACCGTCACCGTCCTCGAACTCGACGACCTGCCCGAGGGGACGGCCGCGGCCTTCGCCGGGCTGGAACACGACATCGACGATCTGGTCAACGAGACCGACCTGCAGGTCGAGGCCGAACTTCTCTCCCCGGGAACCTCGGCGGTGGTGATCGTGTGGGAGAACCTGTGGGCGCAGCGGTTCAGCGACGCCGTGCTCGCCTCAGGCGGCGTCCTGCTGGACTCGCAGAAGGTTCCCCAGGACGTCGCCGCCGCAGCCCTGGCCGCGCACCTCGCCTCGCTCGACTGA